The following coding sequences lie in one Anticarsia gemmatalis isolate Benzon Research Colony breed Stoneville strain chromosome 16, ilAntGemm2 primary, whole genome shotgun sequence genomic window:
- the LOC142979243 gene encoding 2-phosphoxylose phosphatase 1, whose product MSSIFANRSKIVTEMMKFSFHHRAFYCYLGMSVWIFFLITVMYKYMSMGEETTAVKKIVHNEYISKSDAKFRRIYLRACNPPDSIVRGSEGVVDSDTWMLQGALVITRHGDRGPLTHLRNGDKLPCDAEPVSPLLKSYEEFVSNASSTGRAWWVSVAGPFHNFPSLPTKAAGTRCALGQLTPRGILQMITVGNILREAYGEKLSLDAVEPQGKKDTGSVVWYSTRYRRTFQSLVALGWGAARGAAGARAAGAREAHSIAFCFRDCACHAHHALNKKINSQAKNRLESHPAIKELVSKLSKVLFESQEHPDADVVRDALLAYMCHDAPLPCTEKPKQKKLTINKKLKFRPDTVPSRKILDVDIDTLNMELDYINNQMDFNNEIGRKARDIIGKYYDSKKAPLDFDAQMEREKLLYYQQRYLDNADGYEDVVIVKKNLDADFNFPNDARMDADFDEDYKEPTPESGEDFCIKKEHVMSLFAYLEWSYRQEIKNVHNRKRGLLVAYGLIHNIVQNMIRMISENKPKFVVYSGHDKTLQALILALGLNNYQHYNIQYASRMIFEVYRKKDLRDEFKFTKRKAVAQDFYFRVVYNGEDVTNKLSFCKSRQNVVMKVVDPIDDMKIYNTYLCSIENIVRFIHDDYFASFNVTNFKDACASYGNAKHIY is encoded by the exons ATGTCTTCAATATTTGCAAATAGGAGTAAAATCGTGACAGAAATGATGAAGTTTTCGTTTCACCACAGagctttttattgttatcttgGCATGAGTGTTTGGATTTTCTTTCTCATAACAg TCATGTACAAATACATGTCAATGGGAGAAGAAACAACGGCTGTAAAGAAAATAGTGCACAATGAGTACATATCAAAGAGTGATGCGAAGTTTAGACGCATATACTTGAGAGCTTGCAACCCACCAGATAGCATAGTCAGGGGTTCTGAag GTGTAGTAGACAGCGACACCTGGATGCTTCAAGGAGCTCTCGTAATCACCAGACATGGAGATAGGGGTCCCTTAACTCACCTAAGGAATGGTGACAAACTACCTTGTGATGCTGAACCAGTGTCACCATTGCTTAAAAG TTATGAAGAGTTCGTGTCAAACGCGAGTAGTACGGGTCGCGCGTGGTGGGTGTCCGTGGCTGGTCCGTTCCATAACTTTCCTTCATTGCCGACGAAAGCGGCCGGGACGCGCTGCGctttgggacaactcacaccgAGAGGCATATTGCAAATGATTACTGTTG GTAATATATTGAGAGAGGCGTATGGAGAGAAATTGAGTTTGGATGCTGTTGAGCCGCAAGGGAAGAAAGATACAG GGTCGGTGGTGTGGTACAGCACGCGCTACCGGCGCACGTTCCAGTCGCTGGTGGCGCTGGGCtggggcgcggcgcgcggcgcggcgggcgcgcgggcGGCCGGCGCGCGGGAGGCGCACAGCATCGCCTTCTGCTTCCGCGACTGCGCCTGCCACGCGCACCACGCGCTCAACAA AAAAATCAATTCTCAAGCGAAGAATCGGCTAGAATCTCACCCCGCCATCAAAGAGCTAGTCAGTAAACTGTCCAAGGTTCTATTCGAGTCTCAAGAACATCCCGACGCCGACGTAGTCCGAGACGCGCTCCTAGCGTACATGTGCCACGACGCGCCTCTCCCCTGCACGGAAAAACCAAAACAGAAAAAActaactataaacaaaaaactaaaattccGACCAGACACAGTACCTTCTAGAAAGATCCTCGATGTAGACATAGATACGCTCAACATGGAGCTAGATTACATCAACAATCAAATGGACTTCAACAACGAAATAGGGAGAAAAGCAAGAGATATCATCGGCAAGTACTATGACAGTAAAAAAGCGCCTTTAGATTTCGACGCACAAATGGAGAGAGAAAAACTATTGTACTACCAACAGAGGTACCTAGACAATGCAGATGGTTACGAAGACGTTGTTATAGTGAAAAAGAATTTAGACGCAGATTTCAACTTTCCGAACGACGCGAGAATGGACGCGGATTTCGACGAAGATTATAAAGAACCAACGCCGGAAAGCGGCGAAGACTTCTGCATTAAGAAAGAACATGTAATGTCTCTTTTTGCTTACTTAGAATGGAGTTATAGACAGGAAATTAAGAATGTACATAATAGGAAGAGAGGTTTGTTAGTCGCGTACGGTTTGATACATAATATAGTGCAGAATATGATTCGAATGATATCGGAAAATAAACCTAAATTTGTTGTGTACTCCGGTCATGATAAAACGTTGCAAGCGTTGATATTAGCGTTAGGGTTAAATAATTATCAGCATTATAATATACAGTATGCATCTAGGATGATATTCGAAGTGTATAGGAAGAAGGATTTGAGAGACGAATTCAAGTTTACTAAAAGGAAAGCAGTCGCGCAAGACTTTTATTTCCGTGTTGTGTACAACGGGGAGGATGTTACAAACAAACTAAGTTTTTGTAAGTCCAGACAGAATGTTGTAATGAAAGTAGTTGACCCTATTGATGATATGAAGATTTACAATACGTATTTATGTTCAATAGAGAATATAGTGAGGTTTATTCACGATGATTACTTCGCCAGTTTCAATGTGACTAATTTTAAGGATGCGTGCGCGAGTTATGGGAAcgctaaacatatttattga
- the LOC142979241 gene encoding uncharacterized protein LOC142979241 isoform X2, whose amino-acid sequence MTWDVTLDFEYVVTKKTPPRICFGSALDREVLPTAGPAMSPFMRRNANEIRPGVGPGTYDDNRDAFYDINRRIYSKQGLGAKTPRWLVRHEYQPPPREPKPKKRFKQNCAPFNSTSKRKGIFTASTCPAPCDYCPEVKKRQMNFAYSFSGKKILRCAVGIKCVPYNLDACGVCGCSCSAQGDYWQFENRVFLCRKHYARLFKHCLAKFQGCKLAEFKSIRDCFFAHAHNSCKAALKIMKNEEIVKKLRKEAYLDLYFPQRRFCEAN is encoded by the exons ATGACTTGGGATGTAACTTTAG ATTTTGAATATGTGGTAACGAAAAAAACACCGCCACGCATATGTTTTGGATCTGCTCTGGACCGGGAGGTCTTGCCGACTGCCGGCCCTGCCATGAGTCCGTTCATGAGACGAAATGCTAATGAAATAAGACCCGGTGTAGGTCCTGGAACATATGACGATAATAGAGATGCTTTCTATGATATTAATCGCAGG ATTTACAGTAAACAAGGACTGGGAGCGAAAACTCCTCGTTGGTTGGTGAGACATGAATACCAACCTCCGCCGAGAGAACCCAAGCCAAAGAAACGATTCAAACAAAATTGCGCTCCTTTTAACTCTACTTCTAAGAGAAAGGGGATATTTACTGCATCCACTTGCCCAGC GCCTTGCGATTATTGTCCTGAAGTCAAAAAACGGCAAATGAATTTCGCATACAGTTTCTCAGGGAAGAAAATATTGAGATGTGCCGTGGGA ATTAAATGCGTGCCATACAATTTGGACGCCTGTGGAGTCTGCGGCTGTTCATGCTCGGCACAAGGAGATTACTGGCAGTTTGAAAATAGAGTATTTTTGTGTCGAAAACATTATGCGCGATTATTCAAACATTGCCTAGCGAAATTCCAAGGCTGCAAACTTGCAGAATTTAAG TCTATACGAGACTGTTTCTTCGCACATGCGCACAACAGTTGCAAAGCCGCCTTGAAAATAATGAAGAACGAAGAAATTGTGAAGAAATTAAGAAAGGAGGCCTATCTCGATTTATATTTCCCCCAGCGTCGATTCTGTGAAGCaaattga
- the LOC142979242 gene encoding X-ray repair cross-complementing protein 5-like translates to MALHEGIIIILDIGRNVATPEEKNEKSFFEKAKECAARIIERKVMSEGKSVIAIILLGSKKTNNNMALQYPGTFKHIDIMTEFETPTWQMIRNLPEKPSDSKGDWFDSLIVAADYYKNGISGMKFSSKKIILMTNFKRLPAFDPDSIEQVLNGFKEEDYEVDIIGPNIYSDDHDKESIELARQFVEVTQGATETFENTMQYLLFHKKRTVKAMPWNVDLSIGPNIKIPVSTFLRIKDEPVVKKWDKSVKDPVSNSTSTSEAIVKSKEFFNPENKKVDEDNKIKGYHYGQKIIPFDEHDETMLYKSGEKSLTVYGFTNAKNIQWQTLNGDGLQYMFGRKGDRKAQEAVRCLVECLHELNLVGIVRKVHNNNNAPKMYALMPVIDTNNFVCLSMAAVCFKEDIKQMSFPTTNLKKHRCNDEQVNAFVDLINAMDLTNAYDDTYDDAEAFPIAECVSPSAQYVLDCIAYRAMNPDKPLPKPKQEILSLFEVPPMLLKKAKDPIDKIKILFPLKNVEPKPKRSKNIPLDIDLIQPIDVKTEDGEAADVKIQMPAHQAPVVVKNIGTFDPVGDYKALKNQNKSLAELGPEMIKAIEDMINYNINGNYSKAIDSMKILRSEYVSSDPGVYNAWMQKLKADLIDSDHKDILDLIVENKASFILKSENELSTYDSEYSHEESQLYENDTIPQSAELTISSEVQDMFDD, encoded by the exons ATGGCTTTACACGAAGGAATAATCATCATATTAGACATAGGGCGCAATGTTGCTACCCCGGAAGAGAAAAATGAGAAGAGTTTCTTTGAAAAGGCTAAAGAATGTGCTGCTAGAATAATAGAACGTAAAGTCATGAGCGAGGGAAAGAGTgtaattgcaataattttacTGGGATCCAAGAAAACCAACAATAATATGGCTTTGCAATACCCTGGTACATTTAAACACATTGATATAATGACAGAGTTTGAAACTCCCACTTGGCAAATGATTCGGAACTTACCAGAGAAG CCATCAGACAGCAAAGGAGATTGGTTCGATTCACTTATTGTTGCAGCAGACTACTACAAAAATGGCATCAGTGGTATGAAATTTTCTAGCAAGAAGATCATACTTATGACCAATTTTAAGAGGTTGCCAGCTTTTGATCCAGATTCTATTGAACAG GTTTTAAATGGATTCAAAGAGGAAGATTACGAAGTAGACATAATTGGCCCAAACATATACTCTGATGATCATGACAAAGAGTCTATTGAATTAGCTAGACAGTTTGTAGAAGTAACACAAGGTGCTACAGAAACATTTGAAAACACTATGCAGTATCTTCTCTTCCACAAGAAAAGAACAGTAAAAGCTATGCCATGGAATGTTGACTTAAGTATAGGCCCTAACATAAAGATTCCTGTGTCTACATTTCTTAGGATTAAAGATGAGCCTGTAGTCAAAAAATGGGATAAGTCTGTAAAAGACCCAGTCTCAAACAGTACTAGCACATCAGAGGCTATAGTCAAGTCAAAGGAGTTCTTCAAtccagaaaataaaaaagttgatgaagacaataaaataaagggCTACCACTATGGACAGAAAATAATTCCATTTGATGAACATGATGAAACCATGCTCTATAAATCTGGTGAGAAGAGTCTCACAGTTTATGGTTTCACAAATGCTAAAAATATTCAATGGCAGACTTTGAATGGAGATGGCTTGCAGTATATGTTTGGTAGGAAAGGAGATAGGAAAGCACAGGAGGCTGTAAGATGTCTTGTAGAGTGTCTACATGAATTAAATCTTGTTGGTATAGTGAGAAAAGTACACAACAATAACAATGCCCCTAAAATGTATGCTCTAATGCCAGTCATTGATACTAACAACTTTGTCTGCCTGTCCATGGCTGCTGTATGTTTCAAAGAAGACATAAAACAAATGTCATTTCCAACAACAAATTTGAAAAAACACAGATGCAATGATGAACAAGTTAATGCTTTTGTAGATCTCATTAATGCAATGGATCTAACAAATGCATATGATGACACATATGATGATGCTGAAGCTTTCCCAATAGCAGAGTGTGTCAGTCCGTCAGCACAATATGTCCTTGATTGTATTGCTTACAGAGCAATGAACCCAGATAAACCACTCCCTAAACCTAAACAAGAAATATTGAGCCTGTTTGAAGTTCCACCCATGCTGCTAAAGAAAGCAAAAGATCccatagacaaaataaaaatactgtttccACTGAAGAATGTTGAACCCAAACCAAAGCGAAGCAAGAATATACCTTTGGACATTGATTTAATTCAGCCGATTGATGTTAAAACAGAGGATGGAGAAGCAGCAGATGTGAAAATTCAAATGCCAGCACATCAGGCCCCTGTTGTGgtgaaaaatataggtacttttgACCCTGTTGGTGACTATAAAGCTCTCAAGAATCAAAACAAATCTTTAGCAGAACTAGGTCCAGAGATGATCAAAGCTATAGAAGACATGATAAACTATAATATCAATGGTAATTACTCCAAAGCTATAGACAGTATGAAGATTCTGAGGTCAGAATATGTGAGCAGTGACCCTGGAGTTTACAATGCTTGGATGCAGAAACTGAAAGCAGATCTGATAGATTCTGATCATAAAGATATTCTAGACTTAATTGTTGAGAACaaagctagttttatattaaaatcagaGAATGAGTTGAGTACCTATGACAGTGAATATAGCCATGAGGAGAGCCAGCTGTACGAGAATGATACAATACCACAATCTGCTGAGCTGACTATTAGTTCTGAAGTACAGGACATGTTTGATGATTGA
- the LOC142979245 gene encoding uncharacterized protein LOC142979245: protein MKLDSNNKMINSEGGADLSEEVVDPRQNAEDIIDEILAEFTESRSPDAARNGNGIPENLFSMIQPPRTRTPANSFSENATIDDIDPQSDLGASIRNKCLELEEILQSLKSRLNHVVLDENIVLSPEANSMEAQLEHDLDTDCQEDLSLQEFLELLHSQNKISPTGVQ, encoded by the coding sequence ATGAAACTCGACtcgaataataaaatgataaacagTGAGGGCGGCGCCGATCTCTCTGAAGAAGTTGTTGATCCGCGACAAAACGCTGAGGACATAATTGATGAAATACTCGCAGAGTTTACAGAGTCGCGATCTCCGGACGCCGCCAGAAATGGGAATGGCATACCAGAAAATTTATTCAGCATGATACAACCTCCACGGACGCGCACTCCCGCCAATTCTTTCTCTGAAAATGCGACCATTGACGACATAGACCCACAGTCCGATCTCGGAGCGTCAATCAGAAACAAGTGTTTGGAACTCGAAGAAATACTTCAGAGTTTGAAGTCACGCCTTAATCATGTTGTTTTGGACGAAAATATTGTACTGAGTCCCGAGGCTAATTCTATGGAGGCACAACTTGAACACGATTTAGACACAGACTGCCAGGAAGATCTATCCCTGCAAGAGTTTTTGGAACTTCTTCActctcaaaacaaaataagccCGACAGGTGTACAATGA